In bacterium, the sequence TGTACAAAAAGGAGAAGATGCACAGCGTCAGAACGGCTGCCACCCACACCCAGGGATTGGTTGAAAATATCATTTTTTGCTCCTTACTTCTTGGTCTGGTTGTGCCGGGTCACCAAATACCCGATGTTGCCCAGGATGATGAAGGCCATCAGCAGCAGATGGACGATGGAGACCGCGTCCATTCCCTTGCCGGCCACCCGGGGGGCCTTGGAATATCCGTTCTTCTGGTTAAGATATTCGTATTCGCTGGCCCCCTTCATTCCGTTCAAAAGCCCCACCAATTGTCCGGATTGCAGGAACGGATAGTAATCGGCGGTGCTGACCGCGGTGCAGCCCGAGCCCACGCTGGCGTGGTACCTGGTGCCGGCGTAGGCGATCCAGCTCTGGGTGATGGCGCTTCCGGCGATGGAGACCACGATCGGGACATCGGCGTAATTACGGACGTTGGCCATCATCGGCAGGCTGTCCAGTTTGGTCCCGTAAAAGTCGGCGGGAAAGGCCTGGCGGAAGTTCTCTCCGATGGACATCATCACTATGGCCGCCCCCGGCTTAAAGCCCAGAAAGGCGTAATCCTGGCCGTATACGGCATCGTATTCCGGGGCGATCTTTCTCAGGGCCGCTTCCGACAGGGCCGCCCCGTTGGGATCCAGGGTCAGCACGATCACCCGGATCTTCTTGGCAAAGCAGTGGCGGATGATTGATTCCAGCATCGGCTGAAGCTCCGGCATCATCGAGGGGCTGTAATCCGCCGCGATCAACACCGGCTGGCTCTGGGCCGGGATCTTGTCGATGAAATCATAAAGTTTGACGGTGTATTTTCCCGGCAGGGTGGGCAGGTTCATGGGGATGACCAGGGGAACTATCACCGCCACCGCCACCATCAAAAAGATGTACCGGCGGTTGATCTTGGTCAGGTTCTCTAATATCTTCATTTTCCACCTCCCAGCCAGCTGCGCTCAATGCCCAGCACAATTTTCAGCGAAGTGGCCGTCATTCCCAGGCCCACTCCGAACAGGATCCCCCGCTTGGCCGCCATGTTGGGGACCATCATGATCCATTCGGCGATGTCCGGTATCTTTGACCAGATCAGGGAGCCGAAGGGCACCACTCCCAGCATGATGATGAAGCCGGAGATCAGCAGCAGGGCCGCTTCCTGGGAACGGGCCCGGAAGGCCCGGTAGGCGGCCGAGGCCATGTAAAAGGCCAGGATGGAGAACATGGCCGAATCCATGGGGGCCTGAACGTAAAGGAACAGGGTGCGGTACAGCTGGCCCAAAGATTCCATCCCCTTGGCCCTCCCGAAGATCCCCAGCAGGGCCATCGCCACCAGGGCCACCAGGGTGACAATGCTGTTCCACCAATGCTCCTTGCGGCGCCGGATCTTCAGCAGGTGGTGGTTGATCAGGCTGCCGATGGCCAGCACTATGGCAAAGGCGCTGATCACTATCTCCCATTGCAGGGTGGTCTGGTAAATGTTGGTTGAGACCTGGCTGGGGATGAAGAACTGGATGAAGAATACGATCCCCAGGGTCAGCACAATTATCAATGGTATCTGTCTTTTCATTTTGCTCCTTACCCTACCTTAAGAATTTTCAGGATGAAGTCCCTGGTCCCGGGGGCGATCAGCGCCGTGGCCAGCCCGGCCAGCAGCAAAAGCACTATGATGGCCTTGCTCCAGTCCTGGCCCTTCATGGTCCCCAGCAGCATCGGCTCCTTGGAAAGGTAGGCCGAGGCGGCGTAAAGCTCTTCGCCGATCAGGGTGTAATCGCAGGCGGTGATGAAGAACGGCAGCTGCGAGATGGCGTCGGTTCCGGCTATCTGGATGGCCCCGGTGGAGGCCCCGGTCTCGGCCAGGATCAGCGACTCGGCCCAGAACATGCCCAGGAAGAAATTGGTGGCCGGCTTCTCCCGGGTCATGATGCCGTCAACCCCGGAGGCAAATCCCATCTGGCTGTCGGTCAGGTAAAAGACCGAGTCGTGATTGTAGGCGTCGGGGCGGCCGACCTCGGCGTAGGCCTCCTTGACTATCTCCTGGGCCACGGTGAACACCACCGGGTCCCGGTTGGGCACTAAGAGCGGAGTGTCGTACTCGGCGGCCTTCTTGGCCACCTGTCCCAGGATGTTCAAGGCGGCTATGGTGGCCACGTCCGAGATGGTGGAAAGTCCGGGCACGTAAAGGATGGGACGTCCCATCTCGGTGGCCCGGCCCACCGCCTCCTCCACCGCGGCCAGCCCGGCGATCCGGCGGATGAACAGGCTCTGGCCCCGCTTGGCCCGGGAGATGAAGATCACCACTATCAGGGTGAACAATAAACAGCTGATCAGGGCATTGACCCGGGCGGTGTTGAACCATTGCTCCCGGGCCTGGGCCGGATTGGAGACCGCGCTCAGGGTGAAGGCTGCCGCCCCCCTTCCCACGGTCTTGACCTGATAGAAGAAGTCGCTGGCATTTTTGGGCACTTCCTGGTCGTCAAAACTGGTGAAGCCGTAAGGCACATATCCCACCTTGGAATACTGGCCGTCCACTGTTTCGGAACGCAGGACCTCGTAGCCTTCCACCAGCCCCCGGGCTTCATCCGGCGAAGCCTGCCAGGTGACGGTGATGGCGTTCCCGCCGTCGTTGGGGGTGTCCCCGGCTTTGACCTCCGGAACTGGGGCAATGGCCGCCGCCGCCGGCTCGGCTGTCACGGGGATCTGCTGGGCCGGCAGGGCCAGGCACAGCGAAGCCCAAAACAGGACCAGAAGCAGCCCCGGTATTTTTTGCCTCATTAATTTTCTCCGTTTGTGGTTGATTATATTTCTTGAGAATTATTTTTGCGCGAGGATTTCAGACAAAAAGCATCAATTTCAAAAGGTAGTTGTGAAAGATCATTATGAATCTCAAACCTTTTACAACATTTTGAACCTCATTAACCTCTTCAACCTTGTTGCCAGAAGCTTACTTGATCAGATGTATCCAGTCGGTGAACAGGAACTGCATTCTGGCGATCAGCAACGAGACCCGGGCCATAACAGTATAACCGAAGGTGGCCCCGAAGCCTATCATCACGAACCAGATGCCCACATTGGCACTGACTTTTAGCGCCCCCTTGTGCTCCCGGGAGAAATAGAAGTAGCTGATGGTGCTGATCACTCCGATCATCACCAGCAAGCCGACCATCAGTCCCTTCCGGGGATCCCAGATATTGGCAAACATTGAGGTGTTGACCATGGTCCCCTGGATCTGCTTCAGCACATCGGCCTCAAAGGTCAGGGGAATGGACATGCCGTTCCAGAAACCCAGGCTGGCTGCGATGGGTATCAATATCAAATAGTTGAGTTTGGGAATGAACCGGAAAAGGTACATCAGCCCGATGGCCATGGGAATAAGGGTCAGCCACTGACGGTTCTGCAGCGGTGTGACGATATACGGCAAAGTGTAGTTGTTCCAGTACAGGACTATGAAATACCCCACCGAGAGCCCGGTAAAAAGGTGCTCGGCAAAACGGAAAACGGGGTTATCTTTATAGAGATATGAGAAAATGGCCAGGCTCAGCAGGGCCGCAATCCATACCCAAATATTGGTGCTCATGTTCATTCCCTTGTTAGATGATTTCGGTTTATGATTGCTTGCTTTTGTCCAGTTTCCGGGAAATGAAATACCCGACATTGCCCAAAACGATCAGCAGTATGATCAGCAAGTGGGAATAGGCAATGGCATTCATGGCTTTGCTGGCCACGTCAGGTTTGCCGTAATAACCGGCGTCAACTATCAGCTGCTCATATTCGGCCCCGCCCTTCATCCCCCCCAACTGTCCAACGAACTGGCCGGTCTGAAGAAAGGGATAGTTGTCCGGAGCCATCACCGCGGTCTGTCCGGCCGCTATCTTGACCTTGAATTTGGTCCCGGCATAGATCATCCAGCTTACCGGGTATGTGGAACCGGCCAGGGAAAGGATTAATGCGATATCGTCGTAATTGTGGATATTTGCCATCATTGGCAGACTATCATAGGGAGCCTGGTAATAATCCAAGGGCAGGGCCTTGGAGACGTTCACCCCCATCTGCAGCATGATGATGGTCATGCCCGGCCGGTACCCGAAATAACTGTAATCCACCCCGTGCTTTTTATTGAATTCCCGGGCCACCTGGGTCATGATGCCCTCTCCAATGGCATCACCCTGCGGGGCCAGCGACAGGCCCACCACTTTGACATTCCGGGCAAAACAGTGCCTTAACACCGCCCGGGCCATGGGATCCAGTTCGGCCGCCACCTGGGGGTCGTAATCGAAGGAGATCATCAACGGACGGCCGTTGGGTTCTATCTTATCGACATAGTCAAATACTTTCTGAGTGGCGGAATCAACATAGAAGCGCGATTTGACGCTGAACAGCAGCGGTATCAAAATCGTCGCCAACAGCAGGCCGAAAACTATCCGCCGGTCAAGTTTGCCGAATTTAGCAAGGAACTTCATCATAATATTATTGCCCTCCCATCCAGTTGCGTTCGATGCCCAGGATGATCTTCAGCGAAGTGGCGGTGATTCCCAGGCCGATGCCGAAGGTTATTCCCCGCTTGGCCGCCATGTTGGGCACCAGCATCAGCCATTCAGAAAGTTTGGGGAAACCGCTCCAGACGGCAGCCCCCTGAGGGATCAGGCCGATCATCACTATGAAGGCTGAGATCAGCAGCATGGTGGCTTCGGTGGATTTGGCCCTAAAAGCCCGGTAGCTGGCCGAGGCCATGTAAAAGGCCAGGATGGCGAACATGGTGGACTGCATTGGCGCCAGGGCGTAATTGAAAATTTTCATGTAAAAACTTCCCTCGCGGGTGCCGCTGAAGACCGCCGCCAGGACCATGAACAGGGCTGCGCCCAGATAGACGATGCTGTAACCCCACCCTTTGTTTTTACGGTTTATTTTTATTATGTGGTGCCGGACCAGACTGTCCACCGCTATCACCGAGGCAAAAACAAATATAACCATATCCCACTCGATGGCTTTGTTGAATATCATCTGGGACGGACGGCTGGGGATGAAGAACTGGATGATAAAGAAAACTCCCAGCACAAAGACTATGGCCATTGGTACGTTTTTTTTCATTTTCAATCGCCTTACTGAATGGTGAACATATTATAGATCAAATCACTGCGGAAAATAATGGCCGCAATGGTTCCCGCCAAAACGAACAGGATGATCAGCAGTTTGCAGGCATCCTGACCCTTAAGGCTTCCCACCAGCAGGGGTTCCTTGGACAGGTAGGCCGAAGCGGCGTAAAGTTCCTCGCCGATCAGGGTGTAATCGCAGGCGGTGATGAAGAACGGCAGCTGGGAGATCTGGTCGGTCCCGGCTATCTGGATGGCCCCGGTGGCCGCCCCGGATTCGGCCAGCACCAGTGACTCGGCGGCGTAATAGCCCATGAAGAAGTTGGTGGCCGGCTTTTCCCGGGACATGATCCCGGCCAGGGCCGCGGCATAGCCCATCTGGTCGCTGGTGATGAAATAGACCGAGTCTTCCTTGAACAGGTCGGGACGGCCGGCGCTGTTGTATCCCTCCTTCACCATTTCCCGGGCCACCGCATGGACCACCGGGTCAGCCGTGGGAACCAGTAACGGGGTATCGTATTCGGCCACCTTTTTTGAGATCTGTCCCAATATATTCAGTGAAGCCACCGTGGAAATGCTGTCTATCCACCCGATGCCGTTGCAGTACAGGATCGGCTTGCCCATCTCGGTGGCCCGGCCCACCGCTTCCTCCACCGCATCCAGGCCGGCGATGCGCCGGATGAACAGGTTGCCCCGGCGGGCCCAGAAGATATAAAGCAGGGTGATGGCAATGAATAAAACAGTCCCTATCAGGGTGTTGAGTTTTCCGGCGTGGAACCAGCTTTGAGTGGTGGCGACCGGCCCGGCAATGGCGCTCAAAGCGATGGCGCTGTCCCTGGTGACCGCCGCTATCCGGTAATAATAGCTTTTGCCCATGGTCTCGATGGTATTGTCCTCGTGGACATCGGTCCCCTTTGGCACCCAGGCTATCATGGCAAACGAATCGGACGGGAATTCCGACCGTTCGATGTTATAACCGGCAAAGCCGGGCTCGCTTTCGGAGACCGACGGCTTCCAGGTGATGATGATAATGGAACCGTCATCGTTGGGAGCATCCGCCAGTTTAAGATCGGTGGGCGGCTCCAGCCCCAAAGCCAGAACGGGCAGCAGCAGGCAGGCCAGCAGGACCATTTTCAGTTTGCCCATAACGTCCCTTTTTGTTTGTGGGTTTATATTATTTTTTTACTAAATCCGCCACAAAGACACTAAGACACAAATATTACCATTCACCGTTCACAATTCACGATTTGGTTTGGTGCCTTGGTGTTTTGGTGGCAAAAGGCATCAGGGAACCAGTTTAAAGAACCTGACAACCTTTTCCCTGCCCTTGGGGATGGCCAAGGTCACCAGCGGCGTCTTGTCCTGGGCCTTGGTGTTCACCACCCGGATGACTTTTGCCTGGCAGCAGGTTTGGCCCTGGCGGTCCAGCGCTTCCACCGTGTCCCCTTTCTGGGGCAGGGGCAGGAATTCGTAAGGCATGGTGACGGCGCTCTCGGCCTCGGAATATTTTTCGTCTATCACGAAGATGGCCAGTCCCGGGCAGCGGGAGACGCAGATGGTGCAGCCGTTGCATTTGGAGTGATCCACCCGGGGCAGGGCGTTGATGTCCTGGCCCACCACGATGGCCTTCTGGGGGCAGCTGGTCTCGCAGGGGTTGCAGGGTATCTCCTGAAAGCATTCCACCACTGCCACCGGGCCCTTCTTCAGCCGTTCTTCGGCTGGCCAGGCGGCCTGGATGTCGGCGGCATCGGCCAGGCCGGTTGATTTCAACTTGTCGGATAACATTAAACTTTCAAACTTTCATACTTTTAGACTTGTTTGATCCTGCACTCCTTCAGCTTGCACTTCCCTTCCCTGGCCTTCTGCCCGAAGGGTCCGGCCCGCAGTCCCGCCAGCCGGCAGGCGGTGTCGTCTATCCGGCACTGCAGTTCTTTGGAATCGCCCTTGAGGTATTTGACCGCGCCCAGCCCGGCCAGTTCGCCTTCCAGCATGGCGGTGGAGGCTTCCTCGATCCCGGTCACGTCTCCGGCGGTGAAGATGCCGGGGATGGAGGTCATCATCAGTTCGTCGTGCCAGGCCACCTGGCCGCCCAGTTCCGGAACAAAGTTCATCTGGCACCCGGCCTGCCACAGCATTTCGGTCAGGGGCGTCAGGCCCACCGCCAGACAGATGGTATCGCACTCTATGTTCTGTTGACTGCCTGCAACCGGCTGCCACTTATCGTCTATCCTGGAGATCACCGCGCCCTTTACCTGGTCTTCGCCCACTGCCTCTAAGATGGTATGTCTGGTCAGGATGGGCACCCCGGCCCGGGCGATCTTGGAGGCGTGCACCAGATAGCCCCCGATGTTGGGCAGTCCCTCGATGATGGCCTTGACCTGCACCCCGGCCTGCATCAGCTGGTAGGAGACGATCAGCCCGATGTTGCCCGATCCTATCATCAACACGCTTTGCCCGGGCTTGATGCCGTAGACGTTCATCAGTGTCTGCACCGCCCCGGCGCCGTAGACACCCGGCAGATCGCTGCCGGGAAAGGTGACGAAGTTCTCCGAGGCCCCGGTGGCCGCCAGCACCGCTTTGGGCTTTAAGCCGTGAAGCTTGTCGTTCTTAAGCACAGCCACCGTCCCGTCGGGATAGTAGCCCACCGCCGGCGAATTGCTCCAGATCTCTATCCCCCGTTTCTCCATCTCTCCGGCCAGCTCGGTCCCGATGTCAAAGCCCCGGGTGCCGGCCCGCTCCGCCTTGCTGCCGAAGAACATGTGGGTCTGCTTGATCAGCTGTCCGCCCAGCTTCTGGTTCTCGTCTATCACCAGGGGCTTCAGGCCGAAGTCCGAGGCCGCCAGCGCCGCCATCAGGCCCGCCGGTCCTCCGCCGATTATCAAAAAGTCAAGAGTATTCATGAAATTGAGTATTTGGGGTATTAATGTAGTAACGTATCCGAGATGCGCTTAGTTCAGAGTAATACGGCCGCGGCCCTGCTGGCGCCTCACCTGC encodes:
- a CDS encoding 4Fe-4S binding protein, which encodes MLSDKLKSTGLADAADIQAAWPAEERLKKGPVAVVECFQEIPCNPCETSCPQKAIVVGQDINALPRVDHSKCNGCTICVSRCPGLAIFVIDEKYSEAESAVTMPYEFLPLPQKGDTVEALDRQGQTCCQAKVIRVVNTKAQDKTPLVTLAIPKGREKVVRFFKLVP
- a CDS encoding FAD-dependent oxidoreductase — translated: MNTLDFLIIGGGPAGLMAALAASDFGLKPLVIDENQKLGGQLIKQTHMFFGSKAERAGTRGFDIGTELAGEMEKRGIEIWSNSPAVGYYPDGTVAVLKNDKLHGLKPKAVLAATGASENFVTFPGSDLPGVYGAGAVQTLMNVYGIKPGQSVLMIGSGNIGLIVSYQLMQAGVQVKAIIEGLPNIGGYLVHASKIARAGVPILTRHTILEAVGEDQVKGAVISRIDDKWQPVAGSQQNIECDTICLAVGLTPLTEMLWQAGCQMNFVPELGGQVAWHDELMMTSIPGIFTAGDVTGIEEASTAMLEGELAGLGAVKYLKGDSKELQCRIDDTACRLAGLRAGPFGQKAREGKCKLKECRIKQV